Proteins encoded within one genomic window of Deltaproteobacteria bacterium:
- a CDS encoding AtpZ/AtpI family protein encodes MGTIKEELTFLFRNLSTATTIALSIVFSVFAGVITGYYLDTWLFEKKTYPWLTIICFLFGLGGGVKNFLLLTKRFEGEGEKRKGGKA; translated from the coding sequence AGAGCTCACATTTCTGTTTCGAAATTTGAGCACTGCCACAACCATTGCCCTATCAATTGTTTTTTCCGTGTTTGCGGGTGTTATTACAGGTTATTATCTCGATACATGGCTTTTTGAAAAGAAGACATATCCCTGGCTCACCATAATATGTTTTCTTTTCGGGCTTGGGGGCGGGGTCAAGAATTTTCTACTGCTCACCAAGAGGTTTGAGGGAGAAGGGGAAAAAAGAAAAGGAGGAAAAGCGTGA